One window of the Streptomyces sp. ITFR-21 genome contains the following:
- a CDS encoding MerR family transcriptional regulator, producing MPETGLTIDELAARAGVTVRTVRFYSARGLLPPPAIGARRVGRYGPGHLSRLTLIGELRRQGLTLAAIERYLQQLPDDISAHDLAIHRALVASWLPEGVEEIGRDMLERRAGRPLADTDLDRLAAMNVLERTADPDSFRVDPGTLHLGIRLLDVPVPVEAILAAREVMLEHARAAVREIGRIFRDEVRRPERVSATRSLSAQMQPLVVQALVTAFQRALREEVRVWPEHRPGPRPS from the coding sequence GTGCCCGAGACCGGTCTCACCATCGACGAGCTGGCCGCCCGCGCCGGGGTGACGGTGCGTACCGTCCGCTTCTACAGCGCCCGGGGTCTGCTGCCGCCGCCCGCCATCGGTGCGCGCCGGGTCGGCCGGTACGGGCCCGGACACCTGTCCCGGCTGACGCTGATCGGGGAGTTGCGGCGCCAAGGGCTGACGCTGGCCGCGATCGAGCGCTATCTGCAGCAGCTGCCGGACGACATCAGTGCCCACGACCTGGCGATCCACCGCGCGCTGGTGGCGTCCTGGCTGCCTGAGGGCGTCGAGGAGATCGGCCGGGACATGCTGGAGCGCCGGGCCGGGCGGCCGCTGGCCGACACCGACCTGGACCGGCTGGCGGCGATGAACGTGCTGGAGCGCACCGCCGACCCGGACTCCTTCCGGGTCGACCCCGGGACCCTGCACCTGGGGATTCGGCTGCTGGACGTGCCGGTCCCGGTCGAGGCGATCCTTGCCGCCCGCGAGGTGATGCTGGAGCACGCCCGAGCGGCGGTCCGGGAGATCGGCCGGATCTTCCGCGACGAGGTGCGGCGGCCGGAGCGGGTGTCGGCGACGCGGTCGCTGTCCGCGCAGATGCAGCCGCTGGTGGTGCAGGCGCTGGTGACGGCGTTTCAGCGCGCGCTGCGGGAAGAGGTGCGGGTCTGGCCGGAGCACCGGCCCGGCCCGCGGCCCTCCTGA
- a CDS encoding M1 family metallopeptidase, with the protein MRPRPPRAPLRAALPLLLACCLSCSGAPRAAPSEPPPGSPAGASGAGDPLFPQAGNGGYDVAHYGLDLSYDPGSGQLTGTAVITATATADLGRFNLDLAGLTVGRVTVDGRPAATARSGTELTVRPARPVAPGARFEATVAYAGVPELLTDPDGSREGWFRTDDGAVALGEPVGSMAWFPGDDHPSDKAAYDITVSVPDGLTAVSNGELNARTGAGGRTVFRWHTGEPMATYLATLAIGHYTVTRSRTPAGLPLYVAVDPRSDDPRTAAALRRIPEILAWESGLFGPYPFTSAGAIVAHLPKGEGGYALEAQNRPVFPGDGVPPAVDAGTLVHELAHQWFGDEATPSRWQDVWLNEGFATYAQWLWQEHEGGESVDRSAAAAFADPAAWAFPPASPTAAQLFAPPVYQRGALVLYELRRALGGPLFSKLLRAWPAAHPHGNASTADFTAFCRRLTGKDLTALFAEWLYGRARPARL; encoded by the coding sequence ATGCGTCCTCGTCCGCCGCGGGCCCCGCTGCGGGCCGCCCTGCCCCTGCTGCTCGCCTGCTGCCTGTCCTGCTCGGGAGCTCCGAGGGCGGCGCCGTCGGAACCGCCGCCCGGTTCCCCGGCAGGTGCCTCCGGCGCCGGCGACCCGCTCTTCCCCCAGGCGGGCAACGGCGGTTACGACGTCGCGCACTACGGGCTCGACCTGTCCTACGACCCCGGCTCAGGACAGCTCACCGGTACCGCCGTCATCACCGCCACCGCCACCGCCGACCTCGGGCGCTTCAACCTGGACCTCGCCGGGCTCACCGTCGGCCGGGTCACCGTCGACGGGCGCCCCGCGGCCACCGCACGGTCCGGTACCGAGCTGACGGTACGCCCGGCGCGCCCGGTCGCCCCCGGCGCCCGCTTCGAGGCCACCGTCGCCTACGCGGGCGTACCGGAGCTGCTCACCGACCCGGACGGCTCGCGCGAGGGATGGTTCCGCACCGACGACGGCGCGGTGGCGCTCGGCGAACCGGTCGGGTCCATGGCGTGGTTCCCCGGCGACGACCACCCGTCGGACAAGGCCGCCTACGACATCACCGTCTCCGTCCCCGACGGCCTCACCGCGGTGTCCAACGGCGAGCTCAACGCCCGCACCGGCGCAGGCGGCCGTACCGTCTTCCGCTGGCACACCGGCGAGCCGATGGCCACCTACCTGGCCACCCTCGCGATCGGCCACTACACCGTCACCCGCTCCCGCACCCCCGCCGGACTTCCGCTCTACGTCGCCGTGGACCCGCGCTCCGACGACCCGCGGACCGCCGCCGCGCTGCGCCGCATCCCGGAGATCCTGGCCTGGGAGAGCGGCCTGTTCGGGCCGTACCCCTTCACGTCGGCGGGCGCGATCGTCGCCCACCTGCCCAAGGGCGAGGGCGGTTACGCCCTGGAGGCCCAGAACCGCCCGGTCTTCCCCGGCGACGGCGTCCCGCCCGCCGTCGACGCGGGCACCTTGGTGCACGAGCTGGCCCACCAGTGGTTCGGCGACGAGGCCACCCCGAGCCGCTGGCAGGACGTCTGGCTCAACGAGGGCTTCGCGACCTACGCCCAGTGGCTCTGGCAGGAGCACGAAGGCGGCGAATCCGTGGACCGCAGCGCCGCCGCGGCCTTCGCCGACCCCGCCGCCTGGGCCTTCCCGCCCGCCTCGCCGACCGCCGCACAGCTCTTCGCGCCCCCCGTCTACCAGCGCGGCGCCCTCGTCCTGTACGAACTGCGCCGCGCCCTGGGCGGCCCGCTGTTCTCAAAGCTGCTGCGGGCCTGGCCCGCCGCCCACCCGCACGGCAACGCCTCCACCGCCGACTTCACCGCCTTCTGCCGGCGGCTCACCGGCAAGGATTTGACGGCGCTGTTCGCCGAGTGGCTCTACGGCAGGGCCAGGCCCGCCCGTCTGTGA
- a CDS encoding Tex family protein — translation MTTSVVRSVEARIAEELGVREGQVRAAVDLLDGGATVPFIARYRKEATGTLDDEQLRNLEERLRYLRELDERRAAVLESIGSQGRLDDALRAQIMAADSKARLEDIYLPYKPKRRTKAQIAREAGLEPLADALLADPGVDPQDRAAGYVDADKGVADSAAALEGARAILTERFSEDADLVGELRTRMWTKGRLTAAVRAGKEESGAKFSDYFDFAEPFAKLPSHRVLAMLRGEKEEVLDLTLEPEEPTEGPTSFERRIAQRFDIADRGRPADKWLLDTVRWAWRTRFLVRLGIDLRVQLRQEAEDEAVRVFAANLRDLLLAAPAGTRATMGLDPGLRTGVKVAVVDGTGKVVATDTVYPHAPRNRWDDSLATLARLAAAHRVDLIAIGNGTASRETDKLAGDLIKAHPELNLTKAVVSEAGASVYSASAYASAELPGMDVSLRGAVSIARRLQDPLAELVKIDPRSIGVGQYQHDLSEVKLSRSLDAVVEDCVNGVGVDVNTASVPLLRRVSGITESLAANIVAHRDANGRFRTRKDLKEVARLGPKAYEQCAGFLRIQGGDDPLDASSVHPEAYPVVRRMSAGAGTAITDLIGNGAVLRKLRPEDYVDESFGLPTVTDILTELEKPGRDPRPAFKTAAFKEGVEEMKDLRPGMLLEGVVTNVAAFGAFVDVGVHQDGLVHVSALSDSYVSDPREVVKSGDIVRVKVMDVDLPRKRISLTLRLDDEITAGGGGRQRGGERQGGTPPRQANRGGGQGGNRGSQGGQAGQGGQAGQGGQGGGRRGGGPGSGTPAPGGAMADALRRAGLTGGK, via the coding sequence GTGACGACGTCGGTTGTGCGGTCGGTCGAGGCCAGGATCGCCGAGGAGCTCGGCGTACGCGAGGGGCAGGTGCGCGCGGCCGTCGACCTGCTCGACGGCGGGGCGACGGTGCCGTTCATCGCCCGCTACCGCAAGGAGGCCACCGGCACCCTCGACGACGAGCAGCTGCGCAATCTGGAGGAGCGGCTGCGCTACCTGAGAGAGCTGGACGAGCGGCGCGCGGCCGTACTGGAGTCCATCGGGTCGCAGGGCAGACTGGACGACGCCCTCAGGGCGCAGATCATGGCCGCCGACTCCAAGGCGCGCCTTGAGGACATCTACCTGCCCTACAAGCCCAAGCGCCGCACCAAGGCGCAGATCGCCCGCGAGGCCGGCCTCGAACCGCTGGCCGACGCGCTGCTCGCCGACCCCGGTGTCGACCCGCAGGACCGGGCGGCCGGGTACGTCGACGCGGACAAGGGCGTCGCGGACTCGGCGGCGGCCCTGGAGGGCGCGCGGGCCATCCTCACCGAGCGCTTTTCCGAGGACGCCGACCTGGTGGGCGAGCTGCGTACCCGGATGTGGACCAAAGGCCGCCTGACGGCCGCGGTGCGCGCGGGCAAGGAGGAGTCCGGCGCCAAGTTCTCCGACTACTTCGACTTCGCCGAGCCCTTCGCCAAGCTGCCCTCGCACCGGGTGCTGGCGATGCTGCGCGGTGAGAAGGAGGAGGTGCTCGACCTCACCCTGGAGCCGGAGGAGCCCACCGAGGGGCCGACCAGCTTCGAGCGGCGCATCGCCCAGCGGTTCGACATCGCCGACCGCGGCCGGCCCGCCGACAAGTGGCTCCTCGACACCGTCCGCTGGGCCTGGCGCACCCGCTTCCTGGTGCGGCTCGGCATCGACCTGCGGGTGCAGCTGCGCCAGGAGGCCGAGGACGAGGCGGTCCGGGTGTTCGCCGCCAACCTGCGCGACCTGCTGCTCGCCGCGCCGGCCGGCACCCGTGCCACCATGGGCCTGGACCCGGGCCTGCGGACCGGCGTCAAGGTCGCGGTGGTCGACGGCACCGGCAAGGTGGTGGCCACCGACACCGTCTACCCGCACGCGCCCCGCAACCGCTGGGACGACTCGCTGGCCACGCTCGCCCGGCTCGCCGCCGCCCACCGGGTGGACCTGATCGCGATCGGCAACGGCACCGCGTCCCGCGAGACCGACAAGCTCGCCGGCGACCTGATCAAGGCGCACCCCGAACTGAACCTCACCAAGGCCGTCGTCTCCGAGGCCGGCGCCTCGGTCTACTCGGCCTCCGCCTACGCCTCCGCCGAACTCCCCGGCATGGACGTCTCGCTGCGCGGCGCGGTCTCCATCGCCCGCCGGCTTCAGGACCCGCTGGCCGAACTGGTCAAGATCGACCCGCGGTCGATCGGCGTCGGCCAGTACCAGCACGACCTGTCCGAGGTGAAGCTTTCCCGCTCGCTGGACGCCGTCGTCGAGGACTGCGTCAACGGTGTCGGCGTGGACGTCAACACCGCGTCGGTGCCGCTGCTGCGCCGGGTCTCCGGCATCACCGAGAGCCTGGCGGCCAACATCGTCGCCCACCGCGACGCCAACGGCCGCTTCCGCACCCGCAAGGACCTCAAGGAGGTCGCCAGGCTCGGGCCCAAGGCGTACGAGCAGTGCGCCGGCTTCCTGCGCATCCAGGGCGGCGACGACCCGCTCGACGCGTCCAGCGTGCACCCGGAGGCGTACCCCGTGGTGCGGCGGATGAGCGCCGGAGCGGGCACCGCGATCACCGACCTGATCGGCAACGGGGCGGTGCTGCGGAAGCTGCGGCCGGAGGACTACGTGGACGAGTCCTTCGGCCTGCCGACGGTCACCGACATCCTCACCGAGCTGGAGAAGCCCGGCCGCGACCCCCGGCCCGCCTTCAAGACCGCCGCCTTCAAAGAGGGCGTCGAGGAGATGAAGGACCTGCGGCCCGGGATGCTGCTGGAGGGCGTGGTCACCAATGTGGCCGCCTTCGGCGCCTTCGTGGACGTCGGCGTCCACCAGGACGGCCTGGTCCACGTCTCAGCGCTGTCCGACTCCTATGTGTCCGACCCGCGCGAGGTCGTCAAGTCCGGTGACATCGTGCGGGTGAAGGTGATGGACGTCGACCTGCCGCGCAAGCGGATCTCGCTGACGCTGCGCCTCGACGACGAGATCACGGCAGGCGGCGGCGGCAGGCAGCGCGGCGGCGAGCGCCAGGGCGGCACCCCGCCGCGGCAGGCCAACCGCGGGGGCGGCCAGGGCGGCAACCGGGGCAGCCAGGGCGGGCAGGCCGGCCAAGGCGGCCAGGCCGGCCAAGGCGGCCAGGGCGGCGGCAGGCGGGGCGGCGGCCCGGGTTCCGGGACGCCCGCGCCGGGCGGGGCGATGGCGGACGCGCTGCGCCGGGCGGGGCTGACGGGAGGCAAGTGA
- a CDS encoding Xaa-Pro dipeptidyl-peptidase, whose protein sequence is MISKTRALRTPWISVPVALVAALAAVLTAPGAAHAAGTGGGTVRHGLSRPDYSYADAIREAVWVDTGLDGDGDGRTDRVAVDIVRPREPAEAGRKVPVIMDASPYYSCCGRGNESQVKTYDAAGNIVQAPLFYDNYFVPRGYATVLVDLAGTDRSDGCVDVGGPSDIQSAKAVVDWLNGRAKGYSARSGGRGVKAAWTTGDVGMIGKSWDGTIANGVAATGVRGLKTIVPISSISSWYDYYFHQGAPLQDGPEWLSDYVESDGAHAACAAEQQQIIDGSPRTGDWTPFWTDRDYVKDAGKVRASVFAVQGMQDLNVRTKNFGQWWQALSAQGVERKVWLSQTGHVDPFDYRRAAWVPTLQRWFDHYLLGVDNGVQREPMADVERAVDHWTTDPVWPAPGTRDTALTLGPAATDGPGTLGTGPAVAGTASFTDDPGLWEEDWAAAADTATPDKTVFTTGVLAEDLRISGGGTVTVTASSSTTSAHLSAVLVDLGPETVRDHLGAGEGVTTLDTRSCYGRSTPGDSACYLDTAADAESVDHNVFSRGWADLGHYRTLAHGVPLTPGKAYTMTIQLAATDHVVPAGHRLALIVAGTDAGLILPPDTTPTVGVDLKRSVLRLPVVGGADALRPVPGATAPRLPSTPRPAAPAPSLRAAAELG, encoded by the coding sequence GTGATCTCAAAGACGCGGGCACTCCGCACTCCGTGGATCTCCGTGCCGGTGGCGCTGGTCGCCGCCCTGGCCGCCGTGCTCACCGCCCCCGGTGCCGCCCACGCGGCCGGCACCGGGGGCGGAACCGTGCGGCACGGCCTCAGCCGACCCGACTACTCGTACGCCGACGCCATCCGCGAGGCCGTCTGGGTGGACACCGGGCTCGACGGCGACGGCGACGGCCGTACCGACCGGGTGGCCGTCGACATCGTGCGGCCCAGGGAACCGGCCGAGGCAGGCCGCAAGGTCCCCGTCATCATGGACGCCAGCCCGTACTACTCCTGCTGCGGGCGCGGCAACGAGAGCCAGGTCAAGACGTACGACGCGGCTGGGAACATCGTCCAGGCGCCGCTGTTCTACGACAACTACTTCGTCCCCCGCGGCTACGCGACCGTCCTGGTCGACCTCGCCGGCACCGACCGCTCCGACGGCTGCGTGGATGTCGGCGGCCCCTCCGACATCCAGTCCGCCAAGGCCGTCGTGGACTGGCTCAACGGCCGTGCCAAGGGCTACAGCGCCCGCTCCGGCGGCCGGGGTGTCAAGGCCGCCTGGACCACGGGCGACGTCGGCATGATCGGCAAGAGCTGGGACGGCACCATCGCCAACGGCGTCGCCGCCACCGGGGTGCGCGGCCTGAAGACCATCGTGCCGATCAGCTCCATCTCCTCCTGGTACGACTACTACTTCCACCAGGGCGCCCCGCTCCAGGACGGCCCCGAGTGGCTGTCGGACTACGTGGAGAGCGATGGCGCGCACGCCGCCTGCGCCGCCGAGCAGCAGCAGATCATCGACGGCTCTCCGCGTACCGGCGACTGGACCCCCTTCTGGACCGACCGGGACTACGTCAAGGACGCGGGCAAGGTCCGCGCCAGCGTCTTCGCGGTGCAGGGCATGCAGGACCTCAACGTCCGCACCAAGAACTTCGGCCAGTGGTGGCAGGCGCTGTCCGCGCAAGGCGTCGAGCGCAAGGTGTGGCTGTCGCAGACCGGCCACGTCGACCCCTTCGACTACCGGCGTGCGGCCTGGGTGCCCACCCTCCAGCGCTGGTTCGACCACTACCTGCTCGGCGTGGACAACGGCGTCCAGCGCGAGCCCATGGCCGACGTCGAGCGGGCCGTTGACCACTGGACCACCGACCCGGTGTGGCCCGCCCCCGGCACCCGCGACACCGCGCTGACTCTCGGCCCCGCCGCCACCGACGGTCCGGGCACCCTGGGCACGGGACCGGCCGTCGCGGGCACCGCGTCCTTCACCGACGACCCCGGCCTCTGGGAGGAGGACTGGGCCGCCGCGGCCGACACCGCCACGCCGGACAAGACCGTCTTCACCACCGGTGTGCTCGCCGAGGACCTGCGGATCTCCGGCGGCGGCACCGTCACGGTCACCGCCTCCTCGTCCACCACCAGCGCACACCTGTCCGCCGTTCTGGTCGACCTCGGTCCCGAGACCGTCCGCGACCACCTCGGCGCCGGCGAGGGCGTCACCACCCTGGACACCCGCTCCTGCTACGGCCGGAGCACCCCGGGCGACAGCGCCTGCTACCTGGACACCGCGGCCGACGCCGAGAGCGTGGACCACAACGTGTTCAGCCGCGGCTGGGCCGACCTCGGCCACTACCGGACGCTCGCCCACGGGGTGCCGCTCACGCCGGGCAAGGCGTACACCATGACGATCCAGCTGGCCGCCACCGACCACGTGGTGCCCGCCGGGCACCGGCTCGCGCTGATCGTCGCCGGCACGGACGCCGGCCTGATCCTGCCGCCCGACACCACCCCCACGGTCGGCGTCGACCTGAAGCGGTCGGTCCTGCGGCTGCCGGTGGTCGGCGGGGCGGACGCGCTGCGGCCGGTACCGGGCGCCACCGCGCCGCGTCTGCCGTCCACCCCCCGGCCGGCGGCACCGGCACCGTCCCTCAGGGCGGCGGCCGAACTGGGCTGA
- a CDS encoding MOSC domain-containing protein has product MSIGTGTVVAVSRDAAHRFSKPTRDSVRLLAGLGVEGDAHLGVTVQHRSRVAQDPTQPNLRQVHLIHDELFAELRAAGYDIAPGDLGENVTTHGVDLLALPVGTRLRLGPDAVVEITGLRNPCRQIDRFRSGLLKHVVSRDGSGRIARKGGVMGVVLTTGDIRPGDPVRVCLPATPHRPLERV; this is encoded by the coding sequence ATGAGCATCGGCACGGGCACAGTGGTCGCGGTGAGCCGCGACGCCGCGCACCGCTTCAGCAAGCCCACCCGGGACAGCGTCAGGCTGCTGGCCGGCCTCGGCGTGGAGGGCGACGCGCATCTGGGCGTCACCGTCCAGCACCGGTCCCGGGTGGCCCAGGACCCCACGCAGCCCAACCTGCGGCAGGTCCACCTCATCCATGACGAGTTGTTCGCCGAGCTGCGCGCCGCCGGATACGACATCGCCCCCGGCGACCTCGGGGAGAACGTGACGACGCACGGCGTGGACCTGCTCGCCCTGCCCGTCGGCACCCGGCTGCGCCTCGGACCCGACGCGGTGGTCGAGATCACCGGCCTGCGCAACCCCTGCCGCCAGATCGACCGCTTCCGCAGCGGTCTGCTCAAGCACGTCGTGAGCAGGGACGGGAGCGGCCGGATCGCCCGCAAAGGCGGCGTGATGGGCGTCGTCCTGACCACGGGCGACATCCGTCCGGGCGACCCCGTCCGCGTTTGCCTCCCCGCCACCCCGCACCGCCCGCTGGAAAGGGTCTGA